Proteins from one Pongo abelii isolate AG06213 chromosome 19, NHGRI_mPonAbe1-v2.0_pri, whole genome shotgun sequence genomic window:
- the LOC103892831 gene encoding nucleoside diphosphate kinase A, which produces MANCERTFIAIKPDGVQRGLVGEIIKRFEQKGFHLVGLKFVQASEDLLKEHYVDLKDRPFFAGLVKYMHSGPVVAMVWEGLNVVKTGRVMLGETNPADSKPGTIRGDFCIQVGRNIIHGSDSVESAEKEIGLWFHPEELVDYTSCAQNWIYE; this is translated from the exons ATGGCCAACTGTGAGCGTACCTTCATTGCGATCAAACCGGATGGGGTCCAGCGGGGTCTTGTGGGAGAGATTATCAAGCGTTTTGAGCAGAAGGGATTCCACCTTGTTGGTCTGAAATTCGTGCAA GCTTCTGAAGATCTTCTCAAGGAACACTACGTTGACCTGAAGGACCGTCCATTCTTTGCTGGCCTGGTGAAATACATGCACTCAGGGCCGGTAGTTGCCATG GTCTGGGAGGGGCTGAATGTGGTGAAGACAGGCCGAGTCATGCTCGGGGAGACCAACCCTGCAGACTCCAAGCCTGGGACCATCCGTGGAGACTTCTGCATACAAGTTGGCAG GAACATTATACATGGCAGTGATTCCGTGGAGAGTGCAGAGAAGGAGATCGGCCTGTGGTTTCACCCTGAGGAACTGGTAGATTACACGAGCTGTGCTCAGAACTGGATCTATGAATGA